One genomic window of Verrucomicrobiota bacterium includes the following:
- a CDS encoding NAD-dependent epimerase/dehydratase family protein, protein MRIVVTGAFGYSGKYITQRLLQAGHEVLTLTNSLTRPNPFGAAVRAMPFNFDQPALLRESLAGADALINTYWVRFDHALFRHDTAVANTRTLFQSAKAAGIKRIVHVSITNPDIRSPLPYFRGKAELETALQDIGCSYSILRPTVLFGKEDVLINNIAWGIRHLPVFGVFGDGQYRLQPIYVDDLAALAVDQVQQSQNAVIDAIGPETFTYRGLVEHIAETLSLKRKIIRVSPAVGYWSCTCLGWVMRDIVITREEIQGLMEGRLCVQSPPVGTTKLSAWIKQHRDTLGLHYTSEMQRRTHRGERYGSN, encoded by the coding sequence ATGCGAATCGTTGTCACTGGCGCGTTTGGTTATTCGGGTAAGTATATTACGCAACGGCTGCTCCAAGCCGGGCATGAAGTGTTGACCCTGACTAATTCGCTTACCCGTCCCAATCCGTTTGGCGCGGCGGTGCGGGCGATGCCGTTTAATTTTGATCAGCCCGCGTTGCTGCGAGAATCTTTGGCCGGCGCAGATGCCCTGATCAATACCTACTGGGTCCGGTTTGATCACGCCTTGTTCCGGCACGACACTGCGGTTGCCAATACCCGCACGCTCTTTCAATCGGCGAAGGCCGCCGGCATCAAAAGGATTGTGCATGTCAGCATCACCAATCCGGATATCCGGTCCCCGCTGCCGTATTTTCGCGGCAAGGCAGAGCTGGAAACGGCGCTGCAAGATATCGGTTGCTCGTACTCCATTTTGCGGCCCACGGTGCTTTTTGGTAAGGAAGACGTGTTGATCAACAATATCGCGTGGGGGATAAGGCATCTGCCGGTGTTTGGAGTGTTTGGAGACGGCCAATACCGATTGCAGCCAATCTATGTGGACGATCTGGCAGCCTTGGCGGTGGATCAGGTTCAGCAATCGCAAAATGCGGTGATTGATGCCATCGGGCCGGAGACGTTTACTTACCGTGGGTTGGTGGAGCACATTGCAGAGACGCTTAGCCTGAAGCGCAAAATCATCCGGGTATCTCCCGCCGTGGGCTATTGGTCATGTACCTGCCTGGGCTGGGTAATGCGGGATATTGTCATCACGCGTGAGGAAATCCAGGGGCTGATGGAAGGACGATTATGCGTTCAATCGCCGCCGGTCGGCACCACCAAGCTGAGCGCGTGGATCAAGCAACATCGGGATACCCTTGGGCTGCATTACACGAGTGAGATGCAACGGCGCACGCATCGGGGCGAGAGATACGGCAGTAATTAG
- a CDS encoding ADP-ribosylglycohydrolase family protein, which yields MNKHMQLVALVFALALPTTASAEDVSRDGLLDRIYGGWTGMLIGGIEGLPHEWKYKEQPRDTLPEFTFLKNGARTDDDNDFEWTHLWFMAKEGEIKLPYSRIVEIWKANMNSGIWVANKKARELMDQGVVPPATGTVARNPHAWYNLSGQFCVESYGLIAPGMPQTAADIGLHYARIAVSEEPLQAAQYWTSLISLRAFHQGTVEEAMQLALAAVDPKSCMAEVVADACNVFHANADDWKAARRVLDDKWRKQRKWNDNSTPVNGAMTCLALLYGKDDFYRTLQYAMAMGHDADCNAATAGTVVGVRLGLKHIAALPQFKMPDRYVNKTRPQLPAECKVSEQADTLLRIAERIILANGGERITLGGQPGYRVKTQSPRMLEPLPEKPHGPDNKP from the coding sequence ATGAACAAACACATGCAGTTAGTTGCCCTCGTCTTTGCGCTGGCCCTCCCGACTACCGCGTCTGCCGAAGATGTCTCTCGGGATGGCTTGCTTGACCGCATTTACGGCGGTTGGACCGGTATGTTGATCGGCGGCATTGAAGGGCTGCCGCACGAATGGAAATACAAGGAGCAACCGCGTGATACGCTGCCGGAATTCACCTTCCTGAAGAATGGGGCGCGGACCGATGATGATAATGATTTTGAGTGGACGCACTTGTGGTTTATGGCCAAAGAGGGCGAGATTAAGTTGCCCTATTCCCGGATCGTGGAGATTTGGAAGGCGAACATGAACTCCGGCATCTGGGTCGCGAACAAGAAGGCGCGTGAACTGATGGATCAGGGAGTCGTGCCGCCCGCCACCGGCACGGTGGCCCGCAACCCGCACGCCTGGTATAATCTTTCCGGCCAGTTCTGTGTGGAGTCGTATGGCCTGATTGCCCCCGGTATGCCGCAGACGGCGGCGGACATCGGCCTTCACTATGCCCGTATTGCGGTCTCCGAGGAGCCGCTCCAGGCTGCGCAATATTGGACGAGCCTTATCAGCCTGCGCGCGTTTCACCAAGGTACGGTCGAGGAGGCGATGCAACTCGCCCTTGCGGCGGTGGACCCCAAGAGTTGCATGGCGGAAGTCGTGGCGGATGCGTGTAATGTGTTTCACGCCAATGCCGACGACTGGAAAGCCGCCCGGCGCGTGTTGGATGACAAGTGGCGCAAGCAACGCAAGTGGAACGATAACTCCACGCCCGTCAACGGCGCGATGACCTGCCTGGCCTTGCTCTATGGCAAGGACGACTTCTATCGTACGCTGCAATACGCGATGGCAATGGGGCATGACGCCGATTGCAATGCCGCCACCGCCGGCACGGTCGTGGGAGTGCGGCTTGGGCTCAAGCACATTGCCGCGCTGCCGCAGTTCAAGATGCCCGACCGTTACGTGAACAAGACGCGCCCGCAGTTACCAGCCGAGTGCAAGGTCAGCGAGCAGGCCGATACCCTCTTGCGCATCGCTGAACGCATCATCCTGGCCAACGGCGGCGAACGCATCACGCTCGGTGGTCAGCCTGGCTATCGCGTGAAAACTCAATCGCCGCGAATGCTCGAGCCCTTACCCGAAAAGCCGCATGGGCCAGATAATAAACCATGA
- a CDS encoding AAA domain-containing protein: protein MASAQDSKKNSSPAAVLQTYLNRLHQTTRRSGLLQAFPTTGFKRMDLMDLALASPAIPRDLLVKLLRSEHGKVSFDLDLTEPAPGQANPQREMYRRLSAGLARTAEAFRRETGVRSLWLAYPLFHARVKDAMGEYQSVLAPVFLWPIRIEVPCQTQGRIVIARDEEAGGAKYNKALDIWITDNLEFNPEDPRLDVFDETTLEELEKVVTTLYAGLRPPPTVSLTGPPVPVPARATLAKETAPGVINAGIIGLIQWEKQALTYDLDSLLRTQQTSELLSDYLTGKGRAQLPPSVLPAETDRFLITDTDPAQERAVWQARHGPGLLVHGPPGTGKSQTIVNIVADALAHGQRVLVICQKRAAIDVVAARLTAQGMSDLFCVVHDSEANRAQTILAVKEQVAALRAPEQPPTTIAQRTQLATDIDRLEKQLNDYSAAVCVTGPCGIPYRDLLSEVSRLFRVNKLRQPSNALKTLFKGRTSEELRSLQTEISAVAQLWQSARPKQNPWVHRTQDFLLDPIFRERVQQSLSALRVAHQSHAAFTAAAGLGVELHMPPAEFVKAMPAWARQIEEGMQMDRIASSAQWLEKVGGQGEAEMTAMAEALHTFIEANRALAENAGNPNWTQRYQQAGLTLALEWAGIIAGLLTMERAWWRWFSPVYHLHHFKLKKAFKLNRRFTAEELQMVFGDLVFWLETQAKSVDFARSLKTALTAEPALDPVLKGFQRKDSIAIRKALNQLEIARKRAVVAAGVFTALEPFQEWLRGEYLDTLRQQQLRGVTIGNDVETMTAGFESLESLQKLDLQRGRWQGLGRDVLAVLEQEEPSHPPVGDYAERWWHVTRLSAWYAWIEECQARWPALKEMTVPQYDETRRQLGESLARKRTLEVEHIKQHWKALQLQRRKADFGGVLVSRGPNSKRLRQVVELGEPAGLFDFRPCWLTNPNTASQIFPLQNGFFDVVIFDEASQCPVEQAVPAIFRAKRLVVAGDEKQLPPTAFFQSSFSFGTEDLDLEEAAVAAEAQPDLQRQIEVANAEQAMAVTDLLEASKPLLHECLLSVHYRSAYPQLIQFSNHAFYGGQLQVPPACRTVVQGSPPLVLKEVNGIYEKNCNRIEAQKVIGVLRQFWMVDSVPPTIGIVTFNERQRDLIEDLLMDEAAKDPAFEVKYLAERNRAEGDQDVGFFVKNLESVQGDERDVMIFSTTFGRDAAGQFRRFFGPINLPGGERRLNVAITRAKLADVIITSMPLAEISERMAKGAATGSGTLTGRDYLHAYLHYAKAVSGNDAATQEAVLENLVKLTSAAPGGPDPASAPSLFEQEVREALEARGLRVVPQIGESGFRIDLAVLHPEPDRGYLLGIECDGKTYHPDWTPRARDLWRQRLLKQRGWTIHRVWSTDWWINREQELNKILSKIKTLTDLQK, encoded by the coding sequence ATGGCAAGCGCCCAGGATAGCAAAAAAAACTCCAGCCCTGCCGCCGTGCTGCAAACGTATTTGAACCGTTTGCACCAGACCACGCGGCGTAGCGGGCTGTTGCAGGCGTTTCCCACCACCGGCTTCAAGCGGATGGATCTCATGGATTTGGCCCTCGCTTCGCCCGCCATCCCCAGGGATTTGCTGGTCAAGCTGCTGCGCAGTGAGCATGGCAAAGTCAGCTTCGACCTTGATCTCACAGAACCCGCCCCTGGCCAAGCGAATCCGCAGCGGGAAATGTACCGTCGCCTCTCCGCCGGGCTGGCACGCACAGCAGAGGCCTTCCGGCGGGAAACCGGCGTGCGGAGTTTGTGGCTGGCGTATCCGCTGTTTCATGCGCGGGTCAAGGATGCCATGGGCGAGTATCAGAGCGTGCTGGCACCCGTGTTCCTCTGGCCTATTCGGATCGAGGTACCCTGCCAAACCCAGGGGCGCATCGTCATCGCGCGCGACGAAGAGGCGGGCGGCGCCAAATATAATAAGGCGCTGGATATCTGGATCACCGATAACCTGGAGTTTAATCCCGAGGACCCACGCTTGGATGTGTTCGACGAAACCACCTTGGAAGAACTCGAAAAGGTGGTAACCACGCTGTACGCGGGACTCCGCCCGCCACCCACGGTTTCCCTGACCGGTCCACCCGTGCCTGTGCCCGCCCGTGCGACATTGGCGAAAGAGACCGCCCCCGGAGTGATCAACGCCGGGATCATCGGTTTGATCCAGTGGGAAAAACAAGCGCTTACGTATGATCTGGATTCCTTGCTGCGCACTCAGCAAACGAGTGAGTTATTGAGCGATTACCTCACCGGCAAAGGGCGGGCGCAACTGCCACCTTCCGTCCTGCCTGCGGAGACCGACCGTTTCCTGATTACCGACACGGACCCGGCGCAAGAACGTGCTGTGTGGCAGGCGCGGCATGGTCCCGGCCTGCTGGTGCATGGCCCGCCAGGCACCGGCAAATCGCAGACCATCGTTAATATCGTGGCGGACGCGCTCGCGCATGGTCAACGCGTGCTCGTCATCTGCCAGAAGCGCGCCGCAATTGACGTGGTGGCGGCGCGGCTCACCGCCCAGGGGATGAGCGACCTCTTTTGCGTCGTACACGATAGTGAAGCCAACCGTGCGCAAACCATTCTCGCCGTCAAGGAACAGGTCGCCGCACTGCGCGCCCCGGAGCAACCACCCACCACCATCGCGCAACGCACGCAACTGGCCACCGACATTGACCGTTTGGAAAAACAGCTCAACGATTACAGCGCGGCGGTCTGCGTCACCGGCCCATGCGGCATTCCGTACCGCGACTTACTCTCGGAGGTTTCGCGGCTGTTCCGCGTCAATAAACTGCGGCAGCCCAGCAATGCCTTGAAGACCCTGTTCAAGGGGCGCACCAGCGAGGAATTGCGCAGCCTGCAAACCGAGATTTCCGCCGTCGCCCAACTATGGCAGTCAGCGCGCCCCAAACAAAATCCCTGGGTCCATCGCACGCAGGATTTCCTGCTGGACCCCATTTTTCGCGAGCGGGTGCAGCAATCGCTCTCCGCGCTGCGAGTCGCCCACCAATCGCACGCGGCCTTCACCGCCGCAGCGGGGCTGGGGGTGGAGTTGCACATGCCGCCCGCCGAATTTGTCAAAGCCATGCCAGCATGGGCGCGGCAAATTGAAGAGGGGATGCAGATGGACCGCATTGCGTCCTCCGCGCAATGGCTGGAAAAAGTTGGTGGGCAAGGCGAGGCGGAAATGACGGCGATGGCGGAAGCCTTGCACACCTTCATCGAGGCCAATCGGGCTCTGGCCGAAAATGCTGGAAACCCGAATTGGACGCAGCGCTACCAACAGGCGGGGCTGACGCTCGCCTTGGAATGGGCCGGAATCATCGCCGGACTGCTGACGATGGAGCGCGCATGGTGGCGCTGGTTCTCGCCCGTTTACCACCTGCATCACTTTAAGCTGAAAAAGGCGTTCAAACTGAACCGCCGCTTCACGGCGGAGGAGTTGCAAATGGTTTTCGGCGACCTGGTCTTCTGGCTGGAGACGCAGGCCAAGAGCGTGGACTTCGCCCGCAGCCTGAAAACCGCCTTGACCGCCGAACCGGCGTTGGACCCGGTCCTCAAAGGTTTTCAGCGCAAAGACAGCATTGCGATTCGCAAGGCGCTGAATCAACTGGAAATCGCCCGCAAACGCGCGGTAGTCGCGGCGGGTGTCTTTACGGCGCTGGAGCCGTTTCAGGAATGGCTGCGCGGAGAATACCTCGATACCTTGCGCCAACAGCAGTTGCGCGGGGTTACCATCGGCAACGATGTGGAAACGATGACCGCCGGGTTCGAGTCGCTCGAGTCGCTGCAGAAGCTGGATTTGCAACGTGGACGCTGGCAGGGCTTGGGACGGGATGTTCTCGCCGTGCTGGAACAGGAGGAACCATCGCATCCGCCGGTCGGGGATTACGCGGAGCGCTGGTGGCACGTCACCCGGCTTTCCGCCTGGTACGCGTGGATCGAAGAGTGCCAGGCACGCTGGCCCGCGCTCAAGGAAATGACCGTGCCGCAATATGATGAAACCCGCCGGCAACTCGGCGAATCGCTCGCGCGCAAGCGGACACTCGAAGTGGAGCACATCAAGCAACATTGGAAGGCGCTGCAACTTCAACGGCGCAAGGCGGACTTTGGCGGCGTGCTCGTAAGCCGCGGCCCCAACAGCAAGCGCCTGCGTCAGGTTGTCGAGCTGGGCGAACCGGCGGGGCTGTTTGATTTCCGTCCCTGCTGGCTGACCAATCCGAACACCGCCAGCCAGATTTTTCCGCTCCAGAACGGTTTTTTTGACGTCGTGATCTTTGATGAGGCCTCCCAATGCCCCGTCGAGCAGGCCGTGCCGGCCATCTTTCGTGCTAAGCGGCTCGTCGTGGCCGGCGACGAGAAACAATTGCCGCCCACCGCCTTTTTCCAATCCTCCTTTTCCTTCGGCACAGAGGACCTGGACCTTGAGGAAGCTGCCGTCGCCGCTGAGGCACAGCCCGATCTGCAACGCCAAATCGAGGTGGCCAACGCTGAACAGGCCATGGCGGTTACGGATTTGCTCGAAGCCTCCAAGCCGCTGCTCCACGAATGCCTGCTCAGCGTCCATTACCGCTCAGCCTATCCCCAGCTTATCCAATTTTCCAACCACGCCTTTTACGGTGGTCAACTCCAGGTGCCGCCTGCCTGCCGCACGGTCGTCCAAGGCAGCCCGCCGCTTGTCCTGAAGGAAGTCAACGGCATCTACGAGAAAAACTGCAACCGCATCGAAGCCCAGAAAGTCATTGGTGTCTTGCGCCAATTTTGGATGGTGGACAGTGTCCCGCCCACCATTGGCATCGTGACCTTCAATGAGCGCCAACGCGATCTCATCGAAGACCTGCTGATGGACGAGGCTGCCAAGGACCCCGCGTTCGAGGTCAAATATTTGGCGGAACGCAACCGTGCCGAAGGCGATCAAGACGTCGGCTTCTTCGTCAAGAACCTCGAATCCGTCCAGGGCGACGAGCGGGATGTCATGATTTTCTCCACCACCTTCGGCCGCGATGCCGCCGGGCAATTCCGCCGCTTCTTTGGCCCCATCAACCTTCCGGGCGGCGAGCGGCGCCTCAACGTGGCCATCACCCGCGCCAAACTGGCGGACGTCATCATTACCTCCATGCCCTTGGCCGAGATTTCCGAACGCATGGCCAAGGGCGCGGCGACCGGCAGTGGCACGCTGACCGGACGCGACTACTTGCACGCCTATTTGCACTACGCCAAGGCCGTCTCGGGCAACGACGCGGCCACGCAGGAAGCGGTGCTGGAAAACCTAGTAAAACTGACGAGCGCCGCGCCGGGCGGCCCCGACCCTGCGTCTGCCCCCTCGCTGTTTGAGCAGGAAGTGCGGGAAGCTTTGGAGGCGCGCGGCCTGCGGGTGGTCCCGCAGATCGGCGAAAGCGGCTTCCGCATTGACCTCGCCGTGCTGCACCCGGAGCCGGACCGTGGCTACCTGCTGGGCATCGAATGCGACGGTAAAACCTATCATCCCGATTGGACGCCGCGCGCGCGTGACCTCTGGCGGCAGCGCTTGCTCAAACAACGCGGCTGGACCATCCACCGCGTTTGGTCCACCGACTGGTGGATCAATCGCGAACAGGAGCTGAACAAAATTCTCTCCAAAATCAAAACCCTGACTGACCTTCAGAAGTAA
- a CDS encoding L-threonylcarbamoyladenylate synthase, translating into MANTARVLATSSAVLFEQAVAQAAAALSKGEVVALPTETVYGLAANALNAAAVQTIFQIKGRPAHNPIIVHVADLEMARQCVARWPAVASRLAAAFWPGPLTLVLNRSAAIPDLVTAGGPTVGVRWPAHPFIQAVIRRCGFPLAAPSANTSNQISPTSAAHVVKDLGNRIALVVDGGQCQVGIESTVLDISTAPARILRPGMIHEESLRAVLGPGGLVTESAGELASQALRSPGQLPKHYSPKARLWLREWETEKSLGEQLKAAGLSASRAWIIAHTRIPSSETFQGVSVIPHDPVAFARAIYAELHRCDAENPEVIVVEQPPGTPPWRAIMDRLTRASAK; encoded by the coding sequence ATGGCTAACACAGCGCGAGTTTTGGCTACCAGTTCTGCCGTCCTGTTTGAGCAGGCGGTGGCGCAGGCAGCGGCGGCGCTGTCAAAAGGCGAGGTGGTGGCGCTGCCCACGGAGACCGTTTATGGCCTGGCAGCCAATGCCCTGAACGCGGCGGCGGTGCAAACGATTTTTCAAATCAAAGGCCGCCCGGCCCATAATCCCATCATCGTGCATGTGGCTGATCTGGAGATGGCGCGGCAATGCGTGGCGCGGTGGCCGGCAGTGGCGTCCCGGCTGGCGGCGGCGTTTTGGCCGGGCCCGTTGACGCTGGTGCTGAACCGATCGGCAGCCATACCGGATCTGGTGACAGCGGGAGGCCCCACCGTGGGCGTCCGTTGGCCGGCGCATCCGTTCATTCAGGCGGTGATCCGGCGCTGTGGTTTTCCCCTGGCGGCCCCCAGCGCCAACACGTCCAACCAGATTTCACCCACCAGTGCGGCGCATGTGGTCAAGGATTTGGGCAATCGAATTGCGCTGGTGGTGGATGGGGGACAATGCCAGGTTGGTATTGAATCCACCGTGCTGGATATCTCCACCGCACCCGCGCGGATACTGCGCCCCGGCATGATTCACGAGGAGTCCTTGCGAGCGGTCTTGGGGCCTGGCGGACTGGTCACCGAGTCGGCGGGCGAGTTGGCCAGCCAGGCGTTGCGCAGTCCCGGGCAGTTACCCAAGCATTATTCGCCCAAAGCGCGTTTGTGGCTGCGCGAATGGGAGACGGAGAAGAGTCTGGGCGAACAACTCAAGGCTGCTGGCCTGTCGGCAAGCCGTGCCTGGATTATTGCCCATACGCGGATTCCCTCCAGCGAGACCTTCCAGGGAGTGAGTGTGATCCCGCACGATCCAGTCGCCTTTGCCCGCGCTATTTACGCCGAACTGCATCGGTGCGACGCGGAAAATCCCGAAGTGATTGTGGTGGAGCAACCGCCCGGTACTCCGCCGTGGCGAGCGATTATGGATCGGCTGACGCGGGCGTCCGCAAAGTAA
- a CDS encoding HEAT repeat domain-containing protein, with the protein MKKFAHIIGFCVLLGLCIGCAFGFIRYRAVPRYEGRSINDWLGDFDYVGSSIAVGHAAKAVGAMGTNAVPFLLENMCCKDSGLRVFLLSLLQNQNFFPVRFRKASIRHSIAADAFWVLGTQAECAIPDLAVLATNKDSASGACMALAGISGKALPVLLNTLTNQDAFVRTCAARALGKGFESTNFTLKSTMPLGTDADACKAVWALISALGDLDPGVRQSAVSALGDIARVPERAVPALIQRLGETNALCRRRAVAALRAYGSSARPALPAVTEALEDADATVRRLAASAIQAIKSEDKNDKTN; encoded by the coding sequence ATGAAGAAGTTTGCCCATATTATTGGTTTCTGCGTCCTCCTTGGCCTATGTATTGGTTGTGCCTTTGGTTTTATACGATACCGCGCCGTTCCTCGATACGAGGGGAGGTCGATCAACGATTGGCTTGGGGATTTTGACTACGTAGGGAGTTCGATCGCCGTAGGCCATGCGGCCAAAGCCGTCGGCGCAATGGGAACCAATGCAGTGCCCTTTCTTCTTGAGAACATGTGTTGCAAAGATTCGGGGCTCAGGGTTTTCCTGCTAAGTCTTTTACAAAATCAAAACTTCTTTCCCGTCCGGTTCCGCAAAGCATCAATCCGGCATTCGATAGCTGCCGACGCATTTTGGGTGTTAGGTACCCAAGCGGAATGTGCCATTCCAGACTTGGCAGTCCTTGCGACAAACAAGGACTCGGCTTCCGGCGCATGCATGGCACTTGCCGGAATCAGTGGCAAAGCCTTGCCGGTATTGCTCAATACGCTGACTAACCAAGACGCCTTCGTTCGAACATGTGCTGCACGAGCCCTCGGTAAAGGGTTCGAGTCTACCAACTTTACGCTCAAGTCAACGATGCCATTGGGGACTGATGCTGATGCCTGCAAGGCCGTATGGGCATTAATTTCGGCGCTTGGCGACTTGGACCCTGGAGTTCGGCAATCGGCGGTGTCAGCTTTGGGTGATATTGCAAGGGTCCCTGAACGCGCCGTGCCGGCATTGATTCAGAGGCTGGGTGAAACCAATGCACTTTGTCGGCGAAGGGCAGTCGCTGCTTTGCGTGCTTACGGTAGCAGCGCGCGTCCTGCACTCCCAGCCGTTACTGAGGCTTTGGAAGACGCAGATGCAACTGTTCGTCGTTTGGCCGCCTCGGCCATTCAGGCAATTAAGTCCGAAGACAAGAATGACAAGACCAACTGA